The Triticum aestivum cultivar Chinese Spring chromosome 3A, IWGSC CS RefSeq v2.1, whole genome shotgun sequence genome includes a region encoding these proteins:
- the LOC123061551 gene encoding glycerol-3-phosphate acyltransferase 1 isoform X1, whose amino-acid sequence MVLHAILPKVAVHWLINLYRAARKLRSNAFQYCRNSTTTTKPSTEAISSSERTMPSAADRTVVCDFHGGLLRSTGIFPYFMLVAFEGGSPLRALVLLGFSPLVWILGERSDAGVRIMTFVTFVGLRPRDADLVARAVLPKFYMERLHAQVYDHLWLPAKRKVALTSTPRVMAECFLKEYMAANVVVGCELQMVEVGRVLYFTGLLCGSGSGPGLGQKALREAFEADGNMADVAVVGSSNPLDHLSAPYCKELYVVSWESGETARLPRERYPKPLIFHDGRLAFLPTAPAMLAFFLFLPLGFILSVIRISIGIVLPYNISFAASALAGVCFRTSGRRVPEAGAKRRGVLFVCTHRTLVDPIMLTAALQKPVPAVTYSLSRLSEIIAPIKTVRLTRDRDHDAAMMSRLLEQGDLAVCPEGTTCREPYLLRFSPLFAELADDMEPVALDAQVTSLYGTTASGHKWLDPVAFFANPVPAYRVEFLGAVPRDQTRAGGRTSAEVANWVQRRLGEALGFECTGLSRRDKYIMLAGNDGVVRK is encoded by the exons ATGGTCTTGCACGCCATTCTCCCCAAGGTAGCCGTCCACTGGCTCATCAACTTGTACCGCGCGGCCAGGAAGCTCCGCAGCAATGCCTTCCAGTACTGCCgtaactccaccaccaccaccaagccgtcCACCGAAGCCATCTCCAGCTCCGAGCGCACCATGCCGTCCGCCGCTGATAGGACGGTGGTGTGCGACTTCCACGGCGGGCTCCTGAGGTCCACCGGCATCTTCCCCTACTTCATGCTCGTCGCCTTCGAGGGCGGCAGCCCGCTCCGGGCGCTGGTGCTGCTCGGCTTCTCCCCCCTTGTATGGATACTCGGCGAGCGCTCCGACGCCGGCGTCCGGATCATGACGTTCGTCACCTTCGTCGGGCTCAGGCCACGGGACGCGGACCTTGTGGCCCGCGCCGTCCTGCCAAAGTTCTACATGGAGAGGCTCCACGCACAGGTGTACGACCACCTGTGGCTGCCGGCGAAGAGGAAGGTGGCGCTGACGAGCACGCCGAGGGTAATGGCGGAGTGCTTCCTTAAAGAGTACATGGCCGCCAACGTGGTTGTCGGGTGCGAGCTTCAGATGGTTGAGGTAGGGCGCGTGTTGTATTTCACCGGGCTGCTGTGCGGGTCAGGATCAGGCCCGGGCCTGGGGCAGAAGGCGCTGAGGGAGGCGTTCGAAGCAGACGGCAACATGGCCGACGTTGCCGTCGTCGGGAGCTCCAACCCACTCGACCACCTCTCTGCCCCCTACTGCAAG GAGCTTTACGTGGTCAGCTGGGAGAGTGGCGAGACTGCCCGTCTGCCGCGAGAGAGGTACCCGAAGCCGCTCATCTTCCACGACGGACGCCTCGCATTTCTGCCCACCGCCCCCGCCATGCTCGCCTTCTTCCTGTTTTTGCCGCTCGGTTTTATACTCTCCGTCATCCGCATCTCCATTGGCATCGTCCTGCCATACAACATCAGCTTTGCAGCCAGCGCGCTCGCTGGGGTCTGCTTCCGCACCTCCGGCCGCCGCGTCCCGGAGGCCGGCGCCAAGCGCAGGGGCGTCCTGTTCGTGTGCACGCACCGGACGCTGGTGGACCCGATCATGCTAACCGCCGCGCTGCAGAAGCCGGTGCCAGCCGTGACGTACAGCCTCAGCCGGCTCTCCGAGATCATCGCGCCCATCAAGACGGTGCGGCTGACGCGCGACCGCGACCACGACGCCGCCATGATGTCGCGGCTGCTGGAGCAGGGAGACCTCGCGGTCTGCCCCGAGGGCACCACCTGCCGCGAGCCCTACCTGCTGCGGTTCAGCCCGCTGTTCGCCGAGCTGGCCGACGACATGGAGCCCGTGGCGCTGGACGCGCAGGTGACGTCGCTGTATGGCACCACGGCCAGCGGCCACAAGTGGCTCGACCCCGTGGCGTTCTTCGCCAACCCTGTGCCCGCGTACCGGGTGGAGTTCCTCGGCGCCGTGCCACGGGATCAGACGCGCGCAGGCGGGAGGACCAGCGCCGAGGTAGCCAACTGGGTCCAGCGCCGGCTCGGCGAGGCGCTTGGGTTCGAATGCACCGGGCTCAGTCGCCGTGACAAGTACATCATGCTCGCCGGGAACGACGGCGTGGTCCGCAAGTAG